GTCAGCACCGCGGTGGCCTACACCCTGGGCATCGTCGGCATCGCGATGCTGCGGCCGGGCTTCGCCTCCCTGGTGGGCCTGGCCGAGGTGCTGTTCGCGGTGCTGTGGGCCTGGCTTCTGGTCGGCGAGGCGATGACGCCGATCCAGGCGATCGGCGGTGCGGTGGTGCTCGCCGGGCTGGCGTTGGCCCGCACCGGCGACCGGACCGCGGCCTCCGTGGGCAGCCCAACTGACGACATCCAGCCAACCGCGGCCGCCTCCACTCGCTAGCATCTTCGCTGTGTCCGCATCCAGCCTCCGCAGAATCGTCTCTCTGACTGGTGCCGCACTCACCCTGGCGCTCGCCGCCACCGTGTTGCCGGCCACTCCCGCCCCCACCGCAGCGGCCGAAGGCTGCCCCGACATCGAGGTCGTGTTCGCGCGAGGCACCGACGAACCCCCAGGCCTCGGCCGCGTCGGGCAGGCGTTCGTCGACTCGCTGCGCGGACGCGTCGGGGGCCGCAGCGTCGGAACCTACGCCGTCAACTACCCCGCCTCGTGGGACTTCCTCGCCGCCGCGGGTGGAGCCAACGACGCCAGCGGCCACATCCAGTGGATGATCGCGAACTGCCCCGACACCCGACTCGTACTGGGCGGGTACTCGCAGGGCGCCGCGGTGATCGACGTGATCGCGGCAGTCCCGGTGCCCGGGGTCGGCTTCACCGCGCCCCTGCCCCCGAACACCCCTGAGCACGTCGCGGCGATCGCGGTGTTCGGCAACCCGTCGACCAGACTGGGTCTGCCGCTCACGACCAGCCCGGTGTGGGGATCGCGCTCCATCGATCTGTGCATCGCCGGCGACCCGGTGTGCTCGGGCGGTGACGACATCCCCGCGCACAGCAACTATGGCCCCGCAGGCCTGACCAGCCAGGCCGCCGCATTCGTGGCCGGCCTGCTTTGACGCCAAATTCGGTTAGACAGTTTAGATATGTGAGGATGACCCCATGCGTCTGATGCGAAGGACCGCCGTCGCGGCGTTGTCGGCTCTGACACTTCTCACCGGGACTGCCGCGGTGTCGGCAACTGTCGCCACGGCCACGGCGGAACCGTGCCCCGACGTCGAAGTGGTCTTCGCGCGCGGCACCAGCGAGCCGGCCGGGGTCGGCCGGGTCGGGCAGGCACTCGCCGACCAACTGCAGGGTCAGCTCGGTGGCCGCAGCGTGGGCACCTACGGCGTCAACTACCCGGCGACCTACGACTTCATGGCGGCTGCCGACGGCGCCAACGACGCCACCAACCGCATCTCCGTGATGGCCCAGCAGTGCCCGTCGACGCGGATCGTGCTCGGCGGCTACTCGCAGGGCGCCGCAGTCGTCGACATGCTCGTCGGGGTCCCGCCGTTGGGCAACAGGGTCGGCTCGGTGGGCTCGGCTCCCCCGCTGCCCGCCAGCCTGCGGGAAAATGTGGCTGCCATCGCAGTGTTCGGCAACCCGTCGGCGAAGTTCGGAGTACCGGTGACGTCCGGCAACCTGGGCGGCCGTTCCATCGATCTGTGCAGCGACGGAGACCCGATCTGCTCCGACGGTCGCAACCCGTTCGCGCACACGAATTACGAGTCCGGACCCATGATCGGCCAGGCCGCGGGCTTCGTAGCCCAACTCGTTTAGCGCGCGTTCGCTACCATTGACGCCGTGGGCTTCCGCCGTCGTAGCGCTGGATTCGGGGCAGGCGTTCTCGCCGTCATGTCCCTCTTCGTCACACCCCTGGTGATTCCGCATGCCGCGCAGGTCATTCCAACCGCCTCCGCGGCGTGCTCCGACATCGAGGTGGTGTTCGCCCGCGGTCGGCTTGAACCGCGCGGCGCGGGGCAGATTGGAAACGCGTTCGCCAACGGTCTGCGCTCCAAAACCGGACGCAGCGTCAACCTCTATTCGGTGAACTATCCCGCCAACAGCGAGGTGGACATCGGCGCGAACGACATGAGCCGCCACATCCAGGGAATCGCGAACTCCTGCCCCGACACCCGCATCGTGGTCGGCGGGTACTCGCTGGGCGCCGCGGTCACCGACGTGGTCCTGGCCGTCCCGATGCCGTTCTTCGGTTTCACGAATCCGCTGCCCGCCAACGCGGAACAGCGCATCGCGGCAGTGGCACTCTTCGGCAACGGGATTCAGTGGGTCGGGCCGATCGGCAACTTCAACCCGGTCTATCGCGACCGGACCATCGAGTTGTGCCACGGTGACGATCCGATCTGCAACCCGACCGATCCCGAGAATTGGGAAGCCTATTGGCCGGACCACCTTGCCCCGGCGTACATCAACGCCGGAATGGTGAATCAGGCCGTCGACTTCGTCGTGGGCCGCCTGTAGCCCGACCTACAGGTCGTCGGCGCTGCGCACGTCGCGCGTGACGACGTTGCGCGCGGTCAACTGATCGTCCGGCGGATAGTCCACACCCACCAGGGTCAGGCCGCGCGCCGGGGCGGCCGGGAATTCGCTCGAGCGCGCCGTGGCGCCGAGCAGACCGCCGATCCAGTCCGGGTCGCGCCGCCCCTCCCCCACCGCGAGCAGCGCACCCACGAGGGAGCGGACCATGTTCCAGCAGAACGCATCCGCGGTGACGTAGGCACGCACCTGAGTACCCGTACGCTCCCACTCCAGTCGCTGCAGTTCCCGAATGGTGGTCGCACCCGGTCGATGTCGACAGAACGCGGCAAAATCACGCAGTCCCATGAGTTCTGATGACGCCGCGTTCATCGCCTCGAGATCCAGCGGACGTGGCCACGGCGTGACGAACCTGGCCTCCTGCGGGTCGACCCCGTACGGCGCCGTCGACAGCCGATAGACGTAGTGCCGGCGCAGCGCCGAGAACCGGGCGTCGAATCCCGCCGGCGCGCGCCGCACGTCGCGCACCCGCACATCGGTGGGGAGGAACCGGCCCAATCTCCGCACCAGCGCGAGGAACTCGGGTTCGCCCGGACGGGGCGTGCGCGAGTAGGCATGCACGAGCGCCTCATCCGGCACGTCGACGTGTGCGACCTGACCGGTCGCGTGCACACCGGTGTCGGTACGCCCCGCGGCCCGCACCACCACCGGCACGCGGAACACCGTCGTCAGCGCCTCATCGAGTACACCCGCCACGGTGCGCTGTCCGGTCTGGGCCGCCCACCCGGCGAAATCCGTGCCGTCGTAGGCGATCTCAAGCCGCAACCTCACCGGGCGGTGATCTACGCGAACATGCCCGCCACCGGAATCGGTGACGGGCATGTTCATCGGATGACTACTTGTCGTCGTCAGCCTTGGCTTCCTCGGCAGCAGCCTCGGGGGCCTCCTCAGCGGCAACCTCGGTGGCCTCCTCGGCCGGAGCCTCGGTGGCCTCTTCGGCCTTCTCCTCAACCTTGGCCTGCGAAGCTGCGGCGCGACGGGCGCGGTCGGCCTCGGAGGTCACGGTCTTCTCCCGCACCAGTTCGATGACCGCCATGGGGGCGTTGTCGCCCTTGCGGTTCTCGACCTTGATGATGCGGGTGTAGCCGCCGTTGCGGTCTGCGTAAAAGGGGCCGATCTCCGCGAACAGGGTGTGCACGACATCCTTGTCACGGATCTTCTTGAGCACCTCGCGGCGGTTGTGCAGATCGCCCTTCTTGGCGTGGGTGATCAGCTTCTCCGCGTACGGCCGCAACGCGCGGGCCTTGGGCTCGGTCGTCTTGATCCGGCCATGCTCGAAGAGCGAGGTGGCCAGGTTGGCCAGAAGGGCCTTCTGGTGCGAGGACGACCCGCCGAGGCGAGGACCCTTAGTGGGCTTGGGCATTGCGACTTCTCCTAAATGGGGCCGGCCCCCGTATCAGGTAGGACCGGGACGGATCTCTTGCGAGATGTGGTTAGAGCTTGTTCGGTTTCCCGCTACAGCTGTTCGGTTTCGGCATAGTCCTGGTTGTCATCCAGGTCGTAGCCGGCATCGCTGTTCCAGGTGCCGGTGGCGACGTCATAGCCGGCGACCTCGGACGGATCGAAGGTGGCCGGGCTGTCCTTCAGCGAGAGACCCAGCTGATGCAGCTTGATCTTCACCTCGTCGATGGACTTCTGACCGAAGTTCCGGATGTCCAGCAGATCGGACTCCGTGCGGGCGACGAGCTCGCCCACCGTGTGCACACCCTCGCGCTTGAGGCAGTTGTACGACCGCACCGTGAGGTCCAGATCATCGATCGGCAGCGCGAAGCTGGCGATGTGATCGGCCTCGGCGGGCGACGGCCCGATCTCGATGCCCTCCGCCTCGACGTTGAGTTCCCGTGCCAGACCGAACAGCTCGACCAGGGTCTTGCCTGCCGACGCCAGGGCGTCACGCGGGCTGATCGAGTTCTTGGTCTCGACATCGAGGATCAGCTTGTCGAAGTCGGTGCGCTGCTCGACGCGCGTGGCCTCCACCT
The DNA window shown above is from Mycolicibacterium confluentis and carries:
- the truA gene encoding tRNA pseudouridine(38-40) synthase TruA, encoding MNMPVTDSGGGHVRVDHRPVRLRLEIAYDGTDFAGWAAQTGQRTVAGVLDEALTTVFRVPVVVRAAGRTDTGVHATGQVAHVDVPDEALVHAYSRTPRPGEPEFLALVRRLGRFLPTDVRVRDVRRAPAGFDARFSALRRHYVYRLSTAPYGVDPQEARFVTPWPRPLDLEAMNAASSELMGLRDFAAFCRHRPGATTIRELQRLEWERTGTQVRAYVTADAFCWNMVRSLVGALLAVGEGRRDPDWIGGLLGATARSSEFPAAPARGLTLVGVDYPPDDQLTARNVVTRDVRSADDL
- a CDS encoding cutinase family protein gives rise to the protein MSASSLRRIVSLTGAALTLALAATVLPATPAPTAAAEGCPDIEVVFARGTDEPPGLGRVGQAFVDSLRGRVGGRSVGTYAVNYPASWDFLAAAGGANDASGHIQWMIANCPDTRLVLGGYSQGAAVIDVIAAVPVPGVGFTAPLPPNTPEHVAAIAVFGNPSTRLGLPLTTSPVWGSRSIDLCIAGDPVCSGGDDIPAHSNYGPAGLTSQAAAFVAGLL
- the rplQ gene encoding 50S ribosomal protein L17; this encodes MPKPTKGPRLGGSSSHQKALLANLATSLFEHGRIKTTEPKARALRPYAEKLITHAKKGDLHNRREVLKKIRDKDVVHTLFAEIGPFYADRNGGYTRIIKVENRKGDNAPMAVIELVREKTVTSEADRARRAAASQAKVEEKAEEATEAPAEEATEVAAEEAPEAAAEEAKADDDK
- a CDS encoding cutinase family protein is translated as MSLFVTPLVIPHAAQVIPTASAACSDIEVVFARGRLEPRGAGQIGNAFANGLRSKTGRSVNLYSVNYPANSEVDIGANDMSRHIQGIANSCPDTRIVVGGYSLGAAVTDVVLAVPMPFFGFTNPLPANAEQRIAAVALFGNGIQWVGPIGNFNPVYRDRTIELCHGDDPICNPTDPENWEAYWPDHLAPAYINAGMVNQAVDFVVGRL
- a CDS encoding cutinase family protein, whose product is MRLMRRTAVAALSALTLLTGTAAVSATVATATAEPCPDVEVVFARGTSEPAGVGRVGQALADQLQGQLGGRSVGTYGVNYPATYDFMAAADGANDATNRISVMAQQCPSTRIVLGGYSQGAAVVDMLVGVPPLGNRVGSVGSAPPLPASLRENVAAIAVFGNPSAKFGVPVTSGNLGGRSIDLCSDGDPICSDGRNPFAHTNYESGPMIGQAAGFVAQLV